The following are encoded together in the Bactrocera neohumeralis isolate Rockhampton chromosome 6, APGP_CSIRO_Bneo_wtdbg2-racon-allhic-juicebox.fasta_v2, whole genome shotgun sequence genome:
- the LOC126762128 gene encoding zinc finger MYND domain-containing protein 10 homolog — MANFVFPEEISYFIESIRPFQLVDIGCSKWLDVHEMIIKLSQQAILEASEHREEEVKEFLISRDKLKILIHEAYSVFLWKTRVLPHLIEIDPNPQATFLIYTVLFHEGAVISLLDTSLFHVSACEALQDAAIDLVDYCALAVAQVIGLVSMGYHENQSKLDVDEAVLTELERQKRDLIYKIGMRCISILCYLAEHADAISLSASRRMVVTHDVPWLMADLLLFRPWQRRTDKGIERFIDEKWIAVEGADISKISKQEAQSWFCIQQLLFNQSLMTSYELNEERRKHLSKCQALLQETLLDQIPPLVELKHYLCNLSVSGNLSENQKQKTNLVLEELPEIREKLIAEAERIGGFVVVAQKQEEIFLCTDKDKIFEIAKRLNTAYNTDLLAEIEDKTSEIAQASTNVENKSVITGKCKMCATSAVKKCANCKIIYYCSKKCQQEDWPQHKRNCIKV, encoded by the exons ATGGCTAATTTTGTTTTCCCCGAAGAAATTTCCTATTTTATTGAGAGTATTCGTCCTTTTCAATTGGTCGATATAGGCTGCTCAAAATGGTTGGATGTTCATGAGATGATTATAAAATTAAGTCAACAAGCAATTCTCGAAGCAAGCGAACATCGTGAGGAGGAAGTGAAAGAGTTTCTTATTTCACGTGACAAGTTGAAG ATACTCATACATGAAGCCTACAGTGTTTTTTTGTGGAAGACTCGTGTCTTACCACACTTAATTGAGATCGATCCCAATCCTCAAGCGACTTTTCTCATCTATACGGTACTATTTCATGAAGGCGCTGTAATTTCTCTATTGGATACATCCCTTTTTCATGTGAGTGCATGTGAAGCATTGCAGGATGCAGCTATTGATCTAGTTGACTATTGCGCACTGGCGGTGGCACAAGTAATAGGCTTAGTCAg CATGGGCTATCATGAAAACCAATCGAAACTTGACGTTGACGAGGCTGTATTGACAGAATTAGAGCGGCAGAAACGCGATCTGATTTATAAAATTGGTATGCGTTGCATATCAATTTTATGCTATCTTGCAGAACATGCTGATGCAATATCGTTAAGCGCTTCACGTCGCATGGTGGTCACACACGATGTACCTTGGCTAATGGCAGATTTGCTATTGTTCCGACCATGGCAAAGACGAACCGACAAAGGCATTGAACGATTTATCG atGAAAAATGGATTGCAGTTGAGGGCGCCGATATATCGAAGATATCTAAACAAGAGGCGCAGAGTTGGTTCTGCATACAACAATTGCTATTTAACCAATCTTTGATGACATCGTATGAATTAAACGAGGAACGCAGGAAGCATCTGTCAAAG TGTCAAGCACTCTTACAAGAAACTCTATTAGACCAAATCCCACCATTGGTTGAGTTAAAGCACTACCTTTGCAATTTAAGTGTTTCTGGAAATCTTAGTGAAAACCAGAAGCAGAAAACAAATTTAGTACTTGAAGAGTTACCAGAAATACGAGAAAAGCTCATAGCTGAAGCAGAACGTATTGGTGGATTCGTTGTTGTAGCACAAAAGCAAGAAGAAATATTTCTGTGCACTgataaagataaaatatttgaaatcgcTAAACGTTTGAACACTGCTTATAATACAGATTTGCTGGCAGAAATCGAAGATAAAACTTCAGAAATAGCACAAGCCAGCACTAACGTTGAAAATAAAAGCGTAATAACGGGGAAATGTAAAATGTGTGCCACTAGTGCGGTGAAAAAATGCGCTAATTGTAAAATCATTTACTACTGTTCaaa AAAATGTCAACAGGAAGATTGGCCACAACACAAAAGGAATTGCATTAAAGTGTAG
- the LOC126762133 gene encoding 40S ribosomal protein S12 codes for MADVDVDVPSAAPVIGDKMDINTALQEVLKKSLIADGLVHGIHQACKALDKRQAVLCILADSMDEDLYKKLVTALCHEHQIPLIRVDSHKKLGEWSGLCKIDKEGKPRKVSGCAVVVIKDFGEETPALDVVKEHLRQNS; via the exons ATGGCTGACGTTGATGT tgaTGTTCCCTCCGCTGCTCCAGTCATTGGAGACAAAATGGACATTAATACCGCCTTACAAGAAGTGCTGAAGAAGTCTCTCATCGCTGATGGTTTGGTGCATGGTATTCATCAAGCTTGCAAAGCTTTAGACAA GCGTCAAGCTGTTTTGTGTATCCTTGCTGATTCAATGGATGAAGATCTTTACAAGAAACTTGTAACCGCACTCTGCCATGAACATCAAATCCCTCTCATCCGTGTTGATTCGCACAAGAAATTGGGTGAATGGTCTGGTTTGTGCAAGATCGACAAAGAAGGCAAGCCACGCAAGGTCAGTGGATGTGCTGTTGTGGTCATTAAGGATTTCGGTGAGGAGACACCTGCTTTGGATGTTGTGAAGGAGCATTTACGCCAAAATAGCTAA
- the LOC126762130 gene encoding adenosine kinase isoform X2, whose protein sequence is MSEQLRQGILVGCGNPLLDISATVDDNFLQKYDLKPNDAILAAEKHMPLYKELVEKYNAEFIAGGSVQNSLRVCQWMLQKPNTAVFFGCIGHDSYGDILDERARSNGVDVHYQRTNDAPTGTCGVLITGTHRSLCANLAAANHFTIDHLLTPEKQKLVDNAEYFYISGFFLTVSPPSIQHIAQHAHKHNRTFLMNLSAPFLSQFFREPLMAALPYVDILFGNELEAEAFAAAQGWDDKELKEIGKKMLALPKQNSNRPRIVVLTQGHLPVLLIQENSIEEFPVERLEPNEIVDTNGAGDAFVGGFLAQYIQKKPLSVCIRSGIWAARQIIQRSGCTFDGLPDFKE, encoded by the exons ATGAGCGAGCAGCTAAG GCAAGGAATATTGGTCGGGTGCGGAAATCCGTTGCTCGATATATCGGCAACTGTGGATGACAATTTTCTGCAAAAGTACGATTTAAAACCAAATGATGCGATATTGGCTGCTGAAAAGCATATGCCGCTTTACAAAGAGTTAGTGGAGAAGTATAATGCTGAATTTATTGCTGGTGGTTCTGTGCAGAATTCATTACGAGTATGTCAGTGGATGTTGCAGAAGCCTAATACGGCTGTATTCTTCGGTTGCATTGGCCATGATAGTTATGGAGATATCTTAGATGAGCGAGCACGATCAAACGGCGTGGATGTACATTATCAACGTACCAATGACGCGCCCACAGGTACTTGTGGTGTTCTAATTACCGGCACACATCGTTCGTTATGTGCAAACTTAGCTGCGGCCAATCATTTTACCATAGACCATTTGCTTACACCTGAAAAACAGAAGCTCGTGGACAATGCcgagtatttttatatatct GGTTTCTTCCTTACGGTTAGCCCGCCAAGCATTCAGCATATTGCCCAACATGCGCACAAACATAATCGCACTTTTCTTATGAACTTGAGTGCACCATTCTTATCGCAATTTTTCCGTGAACCATTAATGGCTGCATTACCTTACGTGGATATACTTTTCGGGAATGAATTG GAAGCGGAAGCATTCGCAGCTGCTCAAGGTTGGGATGATAAGGAATTGAAAGAGATTGGAAAGAAAATGTTGGCTTTACCTAAACAGAATTCCAATAGACCACGTATAGTGGTCTTGACACAAGGTCATTTACCTGTATTACTCATACAAGAGAATTCCATTGAAGAATTTCCAGTAGAACGTTTAGAGCCCAACGAAATCGTCGACACAAATGGTGCTGGCGACGCATTCGTTGGTGGTTTTTTGGCACAGTACATACAAAAGAAGCCACTGAGCGTCTGCATACGCTCAGGAATATGGGCAGCAAGACAAATTATCCAGCGTAGTGGCTGCACGTTCGACGGTTTACCTGATTTCAAGGAATAA
- the LOC126762130 gene encoding adenosine kinase isoform X1, with protein sequence MHSHTQMQGILVGCGNPLLDISATVDDNFLQKYDLKPNDAILAAEKHMPLYKELVEKYNAEFIAGGSVQNSLRVCQWMLQKPNTAVFFGCIGHDSYGDILDERARSNGVDVHYQRTNDAPTGTCGVLITGTHRSLCANLAAANHFTIDHLLTPEKQKLVDNAEYFYISGFFLTVSPPSIQHIAQHAHKHNRTFLMNLSAPFLSQFFREPLMAALPYVDILFGNELEAEAFAAAQGWDDKELKEIGKKMLALPKQNSNRPRIVVLTQGHLPVLLIQENSIEEFPVERLEPNEIVDTNGAGDAFVGGFLAQYIQKKPLSVCIRSGIWAARQIIQRSGCTFDGLPDFKE encoded by the exons atgcaTTCGCACacacaaat GCAAGGAATATTGGTCGGGTGCGGAAATCCGTTGCTCGATATATCGGCAACTGTGGATGACAATTTTCTGCAAAAGTACGATTTAAAACCAAATGATGCGATATTGGCTGCTGAAAAGCATATGCCGCTTTACAAAGAGTTAGTGGAGAAGTATAATGCTGAATTTATTGCTGGTGGTTCTGTGCAGAATTCATTACGAGTATGTCAGTGGATGTTGCAGAAGCCTAATACGGCTGTATTCTTCGGTTGCATTGGCCATGATAGTTATGGAGATATCTTAGATGAGCGAGCACGATCAAACGGCGTGGATGTACATTATCAACGTACCAATGACGCGCCCACAGGTACTTGTGGTGTTCTAATTACCGGCACACATCGTTCGTTATGTGCAAACTTAGCTGCGGCCAATCATTTTACCATAGACCATTTGCTTACACCTGAAAAACAGAAGCTCGTGGACAATGCcgagtatttttatatatct GGTTTCTTCCTTACGGTTAGCCCGCCAAGCATTCAGCATATTGCCCAACATGCGCACAAACATAATCGCACTTTTCTTATGAACTTGAGTGCACCATTCTTATCGCAATTTTTCCGTGAACCATTAATGGCTGCATTACCTTACGTGGATATACTTTTCGGGAATGAATTG GAAGCGGAAGCATTCGCAGCTGCTCAAGGTTGGGATGATAAGGAATTGAAAGAGATTGGAAAGAAAATGTTGGCTTTACCTAAACAGAATTCCAATAGACCACGTATAGTGGTCTTGACACAAGGTCATTTACCTGTATTACTCATACAAGAGAATTCCATTGAAGAATTTCCAGTAGAACGTTTAGAGCCCAACGAAATCGTCGACACAAATGGTGCTGGCGACGCATTCGTTGGTGGTTTTTTGGCACAGTACATACAAAAGAAGCCACTGAGCGTCTGCATACGCTCAGGAATATGGGCAGCAAGACAAATTATCCAGCGTAGTGGCTGCACGTTCGACGGTTTACCTGATTTCAAGGAATAA